The Nitrospira tepida genome includes a window with the following:
- a CDS encoding glycosyltransferase, with protein MNPVLDDYREVAPKGTVDFLYRMSELVKGRSFLHVTAVRYGGGMAEVLRRLVPMMNALGVEARWEVIAGTQEFTAVAKRLTNALQGRDEPITADMYHTYVEINERNAKALKLDADMVMIHDPQPAGIVEHRAGGCWLWRCHLDLAQPQRRAWTFLRRYVLKYDAAVFSLSGFAQRLPIPKFLIQPSIDPLSPKNREMTRGEIGPIVDRLGIPRTKPILLQVARFDRFMDPLGVLQAYRLVKKHHDCRLVLAGAGVMHDPEGETVLSELREAAEGDPDVHLIQLPPEADLEINALQRVATVVIQKPIKEGFGVTVSEAMWKGKPVIGSAAGGISVQIMDEVTGYVVRSAEGAAFRIRYLLNNPGVIHRMGAAAREHVRRNFLITRHLSDYLTLLNVLVCR; from the coding sequence ATGAATCCTGTTTTAGACGACTATCGGGAAGTGGCTCCGAAGGGGACGGTCGATTTCCTGTACCGGATGAGCGAGCTGGTGAAGGGCCGGAGCTTTCTCCACGTGACGGCGGTGCGGTATGGGGGCGGGATGGCCGAGGTCTTGCGGCGGCTCGTGCCGATGATGAACGCGCTGGGCGTCGAGGCGCGATGGGAGGTGATTGCCGGCACGCAGGAGTTTACCGCGGTCGCCAAGCGGCTGACCAACGCGCTCCAGGGTCGGGACGAACCGATCACCGCCGACATGTATCACACCTATGTGGAGATCAATGAACGCAACGCCAAGGCGCTCAAGTTGGATGCGGACATGGTGATGATTCACGATCCGCAACCGGCGGGGATCGTGGAGCATCGGGCAGGAGGCTGCTGGCTCTGGCGCTGCCATTTGGATTTGGCCCAACCGCAGCGCCGCGCCTGGACGTTCCTCCGGCGGTACGTGCTGAAGTACGATGCGGCGGTCTTTTCCCTCTCGGGTTTCGCGCAGCGCCTGCCGATTCCGAAATTTCTCATCCAACCGTCCATTGATCCGTTGAGCCCGAAGAACCGGGAGATGACCAGGGGCGAGATCGGTCCGATCGTCGATCGCTTGGGCATTCCACGGACCAAGCCGATCCTCCTCCAAGTGGCGCGGTTCGACCGGTTCATGGACCCGCTCGGAGTTTTGCAGGCCTATCGGCTGGTGAAAAAGCACCACGATTGCCGGTTGGTCCTGGCAGGCGCCGGCGTGATGCACGATCCCGAGGGCGAGACCGTGCTGAGCGAGCTGCGGGAGGCGGCCGAGGGCGATCCCGACGTGCATCTCATCCAACTGCCCCCGGAGGCCGATCTGGAGATCAACGCCCTTCAGCGGGTTGCGACGGTGGTCATCCAGAAGCCGATCAAGGAGGGATTCGGCGTGACGGTGTCGGAGGCGATGTGGAAGGGCAAGCCGGTGATCGGTAGCGCGGCGGGGGGAATCTCCGTCCAGATCATGGACGAGGTGACCGGATATGTCGTGCGATCCGCCGAAGGCGCGGCCTTCCGGATCCGATACCTGTTGAACAATCCGGGGGTGATCCATCGGATGGGGGCGGCGGCGCGGGAGCACGTCCGCCGCAATTTTC